Proteins encoded within one genomic window of Manis pentadactyla isolate mManPen7 chromosome 4, mManPen7.hap1, whole genome shotgun sequence:
- the SRSF10 gene encoding serine/arginine-rich splicing factor 10 isoform X4, translating to MSRYLRPPNTSLFVRNVADDTRSEDLRREFGRYGPIVDVYVPLDFYTRRPRGFAYVQFEDVRDAEDALHNLDRKWICGRQIEIQFAQGDRKTPNQMKAKEGRNVYSSSRYDDYDRYRRSRSRSYERRRSRSRSFDYNYRRSYSPRNRPTGRPRRSRSHSDNDRFKHRNRSFSRSKSNSRSRSKSQPKKEMKAKSRSRSASHTKTRGTSKTDSKTHYKSGSRYEKESRKKEPPRSKSQSRSQSRSRSKSRSRSWTSPKSSGH from the exons ATGTCTCGCTACCTGCGCCCCCCCAATACATCTCTGTTCGTAAGGAACGTGGCCGATGACACCAG GTCTGAAGATTTACGACGCGAATTTGGTCGTTATGGTCCTATAGTTGATGTGTATGTTCCACTTGATTTCTACACTCGCCGTCCAAGAGGATTTGCTTATGTTCA ATTTGAGGATGTTCGTGATGCCGAAGATGCTTTACATAATTTGGACAGAAAATGGATCTGTGGACGCcaaattgaaatacagtttgcACAGGGGGATCGGAAGA CTCCAAATCAAATGAAAGCCAAAGAAGGGAGGAATGTGTACAGTTCTTCACGCTATGATGATTATGACAGATACAGACGTTCTAGAAGCCGAAGTTATGAAAGAAGGAGATCAAGAAGCCGGTCCTTTGATTACAATTACAGAAGATCTTACAGTCCTAGAAA TAGACCGACTGGAAGACCGCGGCGTAGCAGAAGCCATTCCGACAATGATAG ATTCAAACACCGAAATCGATCTTTTTCAAGATCTAAATCCAATTCAAGATCACGGTCCAAGTCCCAGcccaagaaagaaatgaaggctaAATCACGTTCTAGGTCTGCTTCTCACACCAAAACTAGAGGCACCTCTAAAACAGATTCCAAAACACATTATAAGTCTGGCTCAAGATATGAAAAGGaatcaaggaaaaaagaaccaCCTAGATCCAAATCTCAGTCAAGATCACAGTCTAGGTCTAGGTCAAAATCTAGATCAAGGTCTTGGACTAGTCCTAAGTCCAGTGGCCACTGA
- the SRSF10 gene encoding serine/arginine-rich splicing factor 10 isoform X3 has translation MSRYLRPPNTSLFVRNVADDTRSEDLRREFGRYGPIVDVYVPLDFYTRRPRGFAYVQFEDVRDAEDALHNLDRKWICGRQIEIQFAQGDRKTPNQMKAKEGRNVYSSSRYDDYDRYRRSRSRSYERRRSRSRSFDYNYRRSYSPRNSRPTGRPRRSRSHSDNDRFKHRNRSFSRSKSNSRSRSKSQPKKEMKAKSRSRSASHTKTRGTSKTDSKTHYKSGSRYEKESRKKEPPRSKSQSRSQSRSRSKSRSRSWTSPKSSGH, from the exons ATGTCTCGCTACCTGCGCCCCCCCAATACATCTCTGTTCGTAAGGAACGTGGCCGATGACACCAG GTCTGAAGATTTACGACGCGAATTTGGTCGTTATGGTCCTATAGTTGATGTGTATGTTCCACTTGATTTCTACACTCGCCGTCCAAGAGGATTTGCTTATGTTCA ATTTGAGGATGTTCGTGATGCCGAAGATGCTTTACATAATTTGGACAGAAAATGGATCTGTGGACGCcaaattgaaatacagtttgcACAGGGGGATCGGAAGA CTCCAAATCAAATGAAAGCCAAAGAAGGGAGGAATGTGTACAGTTCTTCACGCTATGATGATTATGACAGATACAGACGTTCTAGAAGCCGAAGTTATGAAAGAAGGAGATCAAGAAGCCGGTCCTTTGATTACAATTACAGAAGATCTTACAGTCCTAGAAA CAGTAGACCGACTGGAAGACCGCGGCGTAGCAGAAGCCATTCCGACAATGATAG ATTCAAACACCGAAATCGATCTTTTTCAAGATCTAAATCCAATTCAAGATCACGGTCCAAGTCCCAGcccaagaaagaaatgaaggctaAATCACGTTCTAGGTCTGCTTCTCACACCAAAACTAGAGGCACCTCTAAAACAGATTCCAAAACACATTATAAGTCTGGCTCAAGATATGAAAAGGaatcaaggaaaaaagaaccaCCTAGATCCAAATCTCAGTCAAGATCACAGTCTAGGTCTAGGTCAAAATCTAGATCAAGGTCTTGGACTAGTCCTAAGTCCAGTGGCCACTGA
- the SRSF10 gene encoding serine/arginine-rich splicing factor 10 isoform X9: MSRYLRPPNTSLFVRNVADDTRSEDLRREFGRYGPIVDVYVPLDFYTRRPRGFAYVQFEDVRDAEDALHNLDRKWICGRQIEIQFAQGDRKTPNQMKAKEGRNVYSSSRYDDYDRYRRSRSRSYERRRSRSRSFDYNYRRSYSPRNRPTGRPRRSRSHSDNDSQVSKKKNDR; encoded by the exons ATGTCTCGCTACCTGCGCCCCCCCAATACATCTCTGTTCGTAAGGAACGTGGCCGATGACACCAG GTCTGAAGATTTACGACGCGAATTTGGTCGTTATGGTCCTATAGTTGATGTGTATGTTCCACTTGATTTCTACACTCGCCGTCCAAGAGGATTTGCTTATGTTCA ATTTGAGGATGTTCGTGATGCCGAAGATGCTTTACATAATTTGGACAGAAAATGGATCTGTGGACGCcaaattgaaatacagtttgcACAGGGGGATCGGAAGA CTCCAAATCAAATGAAAGCCAAAGAAGGGAGGAATGTGTACAGTTCTTCACGCTATGATGATTATGACAGATACAGACGTTCTAGAAGCCGAAGTTATGAAAGAAGGAGATCAAGAAGCCGGTCCTTTGATTACAATTACAGAAGATCTTACAGTCCTAGAAA TAGACCGACTGGAAGACCGCGGCGTAGCAGAAGCCATTCCGACAATGATAG
- the SRSF10 gene encoding serine/arginine-rich splicing factor 10 isoform X1, whose product MMAKIKGVIPDDVRDAEDALHNLDRKWICGRQIEIQFAQGDRKTPNQMKAKEGRNVYSSSRYDDYDRYRRSRSRSYERRRSRSRSFDYNYRRSYSPRNSRPTGRPRRSRSHSDNDRFKHRNRSFSRSKSNSRSRSKSQPKKEMKAKSRSRSASHTKTRGTSKTDSKTHYKSGSRYEKESRKKEPPRSKSQSRSQSRSRSKSRSRSWTSPKSSGH is encoded by the exons ATGATGGCCAAGATTAAAGGAGTCATACCTGAT GATGTTCGTGATGCCGAAGATGCTTTACATAATTTGGACAGAAAATGGATCTGTGGACGCcaaattgaaatacagtttgcACAGGGGGATCGGAAGA CTCCAAATCAAATGAAAGCCAAAGAAGGGAGGAATGTGTACAGTTCTTCACGCTATGATGATTATGACAGATACAGACGTTCTAGAAGCCGAAGTTATGAAAGAAGGAGATCAAGAAGCCGGTCCTTTGATTACAATTACAGAAGATCTTACAGTCCTAGAAA CAGTAGACCGACTGGAAGACCGCGGCGTAGCAGAAGCCATTCCGACAATGATAG ATTCAAACACCGAAATCGATCTTTTTCAAGATCTAAATCCAATTCAAGATCACGGTCCAAGTCCCAGcccaagaaagaaatgaaggctaAATCACGTTCTAGGTCTGCTTCTCACACCAAAACTAGAGGCACCTCTAAAACAGATTCCAAAACACATTATAAGTCTGGCTCAAGATATGAAAAGGaatcaaggaaaaaagaaccaCCTAGATCCAAATCTCAGTCAAGATCACAGTCTAGGTCTAGGTCAAAATCTAGATCAAGGTCTTGGACTAGTCCTAAGTCCAGTGGCCACTGA
- the SRSF10 gene encoding serine/arginine-rich splicing factor 10 isoform X8, with amino-acid sequence MSRYLRPPNTSLFVRNVADDTRSEDLRREFGRYGPIVDVYVPLDFYTRRPRGFAYVQFEDVRDAEDALHNLDRKWICGRQIEIQFAQGDRKTPNQMKAKEGRNVYSSSRYDDYDRYRRSRSRSYERRRSRSRSFDYNYRRSYSPRNSRPTGRPRRSRSHSDNDSQVSKKKNDR; translated from the exons ATGTCTCGCTACCTGCGCCCCCCCAATACATCTCTGTTCGTAAGGAACGTGGCCGATGACACCAG GTCTGAAGATTTACGACGCGAATTTGGTCGTTATGGTCCTATAGTTGATGTGTATGTTCCACTTGATTTCTACACTCGCCGTCCAAGAGGATTTGCTTATGTTCA ATTTGAGGATGTTCGTGATGCCGAAGATGCTTTACATAATTTGGACAGAAAATGGATCTGTGGACGCcaaattgaaatacagtttgcACAGGGGGATCGGAAGA CTCCAAATCAAATGAAAGCCAAAGAAGGGAGGAATGTGTACAGTTCTTCACGCTATGATGATTATGACAGATACAGACGTTCTAGAAGCCGAAGTTATGAAAGAAGGAGATCAAGAAGCCGGTCCTTTGATTACAATTACAGAAGATCTTACAGTCCTAGAAA CAGTAGACCGACTGGAAGACCGCGGCGTAGCAGAAGCCATTCCGACAATGATAG
- the SRSF10 gene encoding serine/arginine-rich splicing factor 10 isoform X5, whose translation MSRYLRPPNTSLFVRNVADDTRSEDLRREFGRYGPIVDVYVPLDFYTRRPRGFAYVQFEDVRDAEDALHNLDRKWICGRQIEIQFAQGDRKTPNQMKAKEGRNVYSSSRYDDYDRYRRSRSRSYERRRSRSRSFDYNYRRSYSPRNSRPTGRPRRSRSHSDNDRFKHRNRSFSRSKSNSRSRSKSQPKKEMKAKSRSRPNCSWNTQYSSAYYTSRKI comes from the exons ATGTCTCGCTACCTGCGCCCCCCCAATACATCTCTGTTCGTAAGGAACGTGGCCGATGACACCAG GTCTGAAGATTTACGACGCGAATTTGGTCGTTATGGTCCTATAGTTGATGTGTATGTTCCACTTGATTTCTACACTCGCCGTCCAAGAGGATTTGCTTATGTTCA ATTTGAGGATGTTCGTGATGCCGAAGATGCTTTACATAATTTGGACAGAAAATGGATCTGTGGACGCcaaattgaaatacagtttgcACAGGGGGATCGGAAGA CTCCAAATCAAATGAAAGCCAAAGAAGGGAGGAATGTGTACAGTTCTTCACGCTATGATGATTATGACAGATACAGACGTTCTAGAAGCCGAAGTTATGAAAGAAGGAGATCAAGAAGCCGGTCCTTTGATTACAATTACAGAAGATCTTACAGTCCTAGAAA CAGTAGACCGACTGGAAGACCGCGGCGTAGCAGAAGCCATTCCGACAATGATAG ATTCAAACACCGAAATCGATCTTTTTCAAGATCTAAATCCAATTCAAGATCACGGTCCAAGTCCCAGcccaagaaagaaatgaaggctaAATCACGTTCTAG
- the SRSF10 gene encoding serine/arginine-rich splicing factor 10 isoform X2, with protein MMAKIKGVIPDDVRDAEDALHNLDRKWICGRQIEIQFAQGDRKTPNQMKAKEGRNVYSSSRYDDYDRYRRSRSRSYERRRSRSRSFDYNYRRSYSPRNRPTGRPRRSRSHSDNDRFKHRNRSFSRSKSNSRSRSKSQPKKEMKAKSRSRSASHTKTRGTSKTDSKTHYKSGSRYEKESRKKEPPRSKSQSRSQSRSRSKSRSRSWTSPKSSGH; from the exons ATGATGGCCAAGATTAAAGGAGTCATACCTGAT GATGTTCGTGATGCCGAAGATGCTTTACATAATTTGGACAGAAAATGGATCTGTGGACGCcaaattgaaatacagtttgcACAGGGGGATCGGAAGA CTCCAAATCAAATGAAAGCCAAAGAAGGGAGGAATGTGTACAGTTCTTCACGCTATGATGATTATGACAGATACAGACGTTCTAGAAGCCGAAGTTATGAAAGAAGGAGATCAAGAAGCCGGTCCTTTGATTACAATTACAGAAGATCTTACAGTCCTAGAAA TAGACCGACTGGAAGACCGCGGCGTAGCAGAAGCCATTCCGACAATGATAG ATTCAAACACCGAAATCGATCTTTTTCAAGATCTAAATCCAATTCAAGATCACGGTCCAAGTCCCAGcccaagaaagaaatgaaggctaAATCACGTTCTAGGTCTGCTTCTCACACCAAAACTAGAGGCACCTCTAAAACAGATTCCAAAACACATTATAAGTCTGGCTCAAGATATGAAAAGGaatcaaggaaaaaagaaccaCCTAGATCCAAATCTCAGTCAAGATCACAGTCTAGGTCTAGGTCAAAATCTAGATCAAGGTCTTGGACTAGTCCTAAGTCCAGTGGCCACTGA